The window GACGTCACCCTCGATGTCGAGTGGGTCGAACTCGGCCACGCCTCGAACGGCGAGGTCGACTCCTGGATCGCCGACTACGACGACCTCACCCAGCGGGACTACCTCGCGACCCACAGCGACTGGGAGCAGGGCGACGAGGTCACGGCCGAGGTCCTCGAGGCGGCCGACCGCGAGGTCGTCGAGAACGGGAACCAGGACCTCGTCACCGACCAGGAGATTCTGGACTGGGCCGAGCAGTACGAGGCGAACGGTCCGGACGGCGTGGACGAGGAGCTCCGCCGGGTCCCGTTCCTCGAGACCCGCGCCGCCGCGAAGGAGATCGGCGCCACCATCGAGTTCAACAAGGCCGAGGGCGTCGACAGCGTCCCCGGCGCCACGCCCGGCGACTACGTCTACTTCGGTATCTCCGAGTTCAACGACGACATGGCCGACGACACGGGCGACCTCCGGATGCACCGCGTCGACGGTGGCGTCGTCTATCGGGGCGAACTGGAGTCCGACTACAACATCTCGGCCCTGGAGCCGGTCATCGTCGGCCCCGACGGCACGGACACCGCCGACGTGGCCGACGACGCGCTCATCAACGTCGACAACGTCTACGTGATGGAGGACGGCCGCGTCCTCTGCTGTGAGGACGCCGACCAGTTCGGCCGCTCCTACAAGAACGACTGCCTCTACGTCTACACGCCCGAGGAGCAGCTGAACCAGCCCGGGAACGGCAACAGCGACGGGAACAACGACAACGGTACCGGCCGAAACAGCAACAGCGGCAACGCCGGGAACGGCAGCACCAACCGGATGGCCCAGTCCGGCGCGGGGTCGGGGATGTTCGCCGACAGCGACGGCGACGGCGATGTCGACCCGAGTCGTTCACAGTTCGACTCGGCGTTCCCCAACCTGAACTGGAACACCTGGTCGTCACTGTTCGGGAACTGACGGCCCCCCGCATCCCACGTGGTGGCGGCCGGCGCAGCCGCCCAGCGCTTCCGCCGGAGCCTCTCCCCGGCCGGTATCGCGGCCCTCCACGGCGGTCTCGTTTCTCGCGCGGTCGAGCCACCCCGGTGGGTCGACCGTCGTCGTCCCGACGTCCGACCAGCGGGCCGTCTCCGTCACGCCGGCCCGGCGCCCGTCGTAGGTGGTCTCGTATTCGAGCCGGTAGCGGTAGACCCGGCCGTCCGGGCCGACGAGCATCCGGACCTCGGCGTCGCGGGGGGCCGTGAGCAGGTAGGCGTCGTCGAGCGCGTCCGGTGCGACGACCGCGGTCGATTCGAGCCGGTAGCGGCGCTCGTCGCCGATGTTCAGCCGCGTCACCTCCCAGCGGAACGTTGTGAGCAGCCCCAGCACCGCGTCGCGGCCAGTCCGGTCGGCTTCGACCTCCGCGGGAGCGGCCCCCGCGTCGGCACCGTAGGTGACGTTGTCCGCCGCGACGAGCCGGTAGAACGCCGCGTCTCCGTCGTGGTAGAGCATCGTGTCGCTGTATGGCGCGTCGACATCGTAGCGGGGCGCGGAGACGGAACTCCGGGTCAGCAGGAACGGTGTGCCGCCGCGGGCGACGGCGATATCGGTCCGGGTCGCACGGAGCGTCCCGTTCCCGTCGACGACGGTCCGGCTGTCGGCCCGCGTGAACGAGCGGCCGGAGAGCCGGTCGTGGTGGGCGCTCGCGAGCGCGAACGGGTCCGCCACGCCACCCGTCCGGAGTCCGGGGGCGAGCCGGCGCCCGTCCACGAGTCGCGGACCGCCCGGACCGCTGGTGTCGGCGGCCGCCGCCCGCTCGCCGTCGGGAATCGGTGCCGGTGTCAGCGTCGGCGTCTCGTCGGGGCCGCCACCGGTGCCGATGTTACACCCCGCCAGCACCAGCATCGCGGCCAGCGCGAGCGGGGCGGCGACCGGACGAACGCGCGTCGTCACTTGTCGTCCGGGGGCGGGGCCCAGTCCGGGTTGGGCCGCGGCGGCGCGAACGTGTCGATGCCGACGACCGGTTCCTCGCCGCGGTTCTCGGCGGCGTGGGGCTCCCCGCCCGGGATGGTGAACGAGTCACCCGGACCGACATCGTACTCCTCCCCGTCGACGAGGAACGTCAGCGTCCCGGAGACGACGTAGCCGGTCTGCTCGTGATGGTGGTCGTGTTCCGGGACCTCGGCGCCGGGGTCGATGTGGAACCGCTGGATGCTCAGCTCCTCCCCCGCCGCCAGCTGGGTCAGGTGAACCCCCGGGACGGCCTCGACCGTCTCGCGCTCCCCCTCGGCCACGTGTTCCATACGCGAGGGACGGCCCGCTAGGTCGTAAATCGTCGGGCGTCCGGGTAGCGAGGGGTCCGGGCGGCGAGGCTCGCACCCGAAGGCCTCCTCAGCCGTCCCCGGCGTCGGCCTCCCGAGAGAGACGGGAGACGGGCGGGTGGTCCGCGTCCGGCGAGTTGAAGTAGTGCGGCGGCGCGAACCGCTCGACGACGACGGTCGGCTCGTCGCCGTGGTTGGCGAGAGCGTGCGGTTCGCCACGGGGGATGACGACCGCATCTCCGGGCTCGACGACGTGTGACGCGCCGTCGACGGTGACGGTCAGTTCCCCCCGGACCACGTAGCCGCACCGCTCGTAGTGGTTCTCGCGCTCCGGCCGGACCGTCCCCGGTTCGAGGCGGAGCCGCCAGCCGCTCGTCCGCTCGCCCGGGGCCAGCAGCTGGAGCTGGTGCCCGTCGAGGTCGATCGGTTCGCGCTCGTCGGCGACGCGATGCTCCATACGGGCCGCACGGGCCGGGCCGCCCTGAAGCCTCTGGCGGCGACGCCGGACACCACCTGCCGGTGACGGGCCCGTTCGGCGCGAACCGCTCGACGACGGCCGACGGCGTCCCGCGGCCGACAGCGACCCTGCCCTCCGCGACCGCAACCGGCCGTTTGATACCGCTCGGGGCGCTCTGACAGGCATGGACGATTATCTCATCGACGACGACCGACTCTCGCTCTCGCGGAAGTCGGTGCTGCCGGGTGAGGGCTTCTTCGTGCCCGACTCCGTGGACGAGGCCCGCGAGGAGGCCGAGGCCCGCGAGGCCATCGCCGGCGCCTCGACGGTGGTCATCGCGGACCCGGACGCCGACGGCCTGGCCTGCGTGGCGCTGTGCCGCGAGGCGTTCGGGTCGGCCGCACTCGTGCCCACGGGGCCGCACGAAATCGCCGACTCGCTGGAGTACGTCGCGGAGTTCGCCGAGACAGACGCCCGGGTCGTGGTCTGTGACCTCTGCCCGGACGACGAACGCGACATCGAACCGCTCGGCGACGTGGCCGACGGCCACGAGGTCCGGTGGTTCGACCACCACCAGTGGCACGACGACCTCGCGGCGCTGGTCCGGGAGGCGGGCGTCGACCTCGTGGTCGGCCCCTCGGACGAGGTGTGTACCGCGGACGTGGCGCTGGAGGCGCTCGACTACGACTTCCCCGAGCGGTTCACCGACCTCGCGGAGGTGACCCGTGACCACGACCTCTGGCTCCGCGAGGACCCCCGCAGCGACGACCTCGCCGACTACGCCTACTGGGTCGAACCCGAGGAGTACGTCGAGGTCGTCCGCGAGCACGGCGCCGACCTCCCCGAGGACGTCGAGGACTACATCGCCGAGCGCCGCGTCGAGAAGGAGGCGCTCATCGAGCAGGCCGTCGAGCGCGGGCAGATCGTCGACGTGAACGGCTGGACCGTCGGGGTGACGTACGGCCGCTGCTCGCAGAACGAGGTCGCCGAGGCGTTCCGCGAGCAGGGCGCCGACGCCTCCGTCGTGGTCAAGCCCTCCGGCTCGGCCAGCATCCGCGGCACCGACCGGTTCGAGCGCTGCCACGAGGTCGCCGCGCAGGTCAACGGCGGCGGCCACCCGAAGGCCGCCGGGTGTAAACCGGACATCTACGACGACATGCTCGATTACGCCCACCACTGGACGACTCGGGGCGCCATCACGAAGCAGGTCATCCTCGACGGGTTCCGGGCACTGGAGCCGGAGGATGAGGCGGACGTGGAATCGGAGTAGTCGCCCCCGTCCCTAGAGCATTAACAGCCTCATTATCCGATTTTCGAGCACATTATCGAGATATTCCCGAGTTATCAGTCGAATCACACGCCGTGGTCCCGGAACCGCTCCACGGTTACCTCGACCGGCAACTCGTCGAACTCCCCGTCGGCGCCGGCCAGCAGGGTCGCATCGTGCTCGTGAGCCAGCGCGACGGCGTGTGCGTCGCCGAGTGCGATTCCCCCGTGGGCCTTCACGCGACCCGCGAGGGCCCAGTCCGCACGCGCCAGCTCCAGTCCGTGGCGGGTCAGCGCGCGAACGTCCCGGTCCGCGGTGCGGAGCGACGCGTCGGTCGCTGTCCCGTCGACGCCCTCGATGCGCGCGACGAGGTAGAGCAGTTCCGAGGCGTTGACCTCCGCGAGCAGGCCGTCGGCCGCACCCGATGCGACCCGTTCGAGCACCTCGGCGACGGCCTCGTGCCCGGGTTCGTCGTAGAGGAAGGCGACCAGCGGCTCCGTGTCGAGGACGTAGTCCACCATCAGTCCCCGTCACCGTGCCGGTCGACCAGTTCGTCAGCCTCGCGCTCCTCGCGCTCGCGGTCGGCTGCCCGCAGGTCCCGC of the Haloglomus salinum genome contains:
- a CDS encoding cupin domain-containing protein — translated: MEHRVADEREPIDLDGHQLQLLAPGERTSGWRLRLEPGTVRPERENHYERCGYVVRGELTVTVDGASHVVEPGDAVVIPRGEPHALANHGDEPTVVVERFAPPHYFNSPDADHPPVSRLSREADAGDG
- a CDS encoding PIN domain-containing protein; the encoded protein is MVDYVLDTEPLVAFLYDEPGHEAVAEVLERVASGAADGLLAEVNASELLYLVARIEGVDGTATDASLRTADRDVRALTRHGLELARADWALAGRVKAHGGIALGDAHAVALAHEHDATLLAGADGEFDELPVEVTVERFRDHGV
- a CDS encoding cupin domain-containing protein translates to MEHVAEGERETVEAVPGVHLTQLAAGEELSIQRFHIDPGAEVPEHDHHHEQTGYVVSGTLTFLVDGEEYDVGPGDSFTIPGGEPHAAENRGEEPVVGIDTFAPPRPNPDWAPPPDDK
- a CDS encoding DHH family phosphoesterase; the protein is MDDYLIDDDRLSLSRKSVLPGEGFFVPDSVDEAREEAEAREAIAGASTVVIADPDADGLACVALCREAFGSAALVPTGPHEIADSLEYVAEFAETDARVVVCDLCPDDERDIEPLGDVADGHEVRWFDHHQWHDDLAALVREAGVDLVVGPSDEVCTADVALEALDYDFPERFTDLAEVTRDHDLWLREDPRSDDLADYAYWVEPEEYVEVVREHGADLPEDVEDYIAERRVEKEALIEQAVERGQIVDVNGWTVGVTYGRCSQNEVAEAFREQGADASVVVKPSGSASIRGTDRFERCHEVAAQVNGGGHPKAAGCKPDIYDDMLDYAHHWTTRGAITKQVILDGFRALEPEDEADVESE